The Tessaracoccus timonensis sequence ACACCAAACATGACGTGCATGACGCGTCGCGTCAATAACGCTAGACATTGAATCTAAACTCCACGACATCCCCGTCGGCCATGACGTAGTCCTTGCCTTCGAGTCGCATCTTACCAGCTGCTTTCACGGCGGCTTCGGAGCCGAGCTCGTCGAGGTCGTCGAAGCTCATGACTTCGGCCTTGATGAAGCCCTTTTGGAAGTCGGTGTGGATCACGCCTGCGGCTTCGGGAGCCGTCCAGCCCTTCTTGATGGTCCAGCCGCGCGCCTCCTTCGGGCCTGCGGTGAGGTACGACTGCAGACCGAGCGTGTCGTAACCGACGCGGGCCAGCACGTCGAGGCCGGGCTCGTCGATGCCCATGTCAGCGAGGAATTCCCGCGCCTCGCCCTCCTCCATCTCGACGAGTTCCGCCTCGAACTTCGCGTCGAGGAAGATGGCCTCGGCAGGCGCGACGATCTCGCGCATCCGGGCCTTGAGGTCGTCGTCGGCGAGCTCCTCCTGCGAGCAGTTGAACACGTAGATGTACGGCTTGGCGGTGAGGAGGTGCAGCTCGTAAAGGAGTTCGTGGTCGAGGTCGGCCTTGCGCACCGGCACCCCCGCCTCGAGCGCTTCCTTCGCCGCGACGAACGCCTCGAACTTCGGCCGCACTTCCTTCTTGATGCGCGCCTCCTTGTCGACGCGTGGCAGCGCCTTCTCGACGGTCTGGAGGTCCGCCAGGATCAGCTCGGTGTTGATGGTGTCAATGTCGTTGGCGGGGTTGACCTTGCCGTCGACGTGGAGGATGTCGTCGTCCTCAAACACGCGCGTGACTTGGCAAATCGCGTCGGCCTCACGGATGTTGGCGAGGAAGGCGTTACCCATACCCTCGCCCTCGCTGGCGCCCTTCACGATGCCCGCGATGTCGACGAAGCTCACCGTCGCGGGGATGATCTTCTCCGACTTGTAGATCTCCGCCAGACGCGGCAACCGCGGATCCGGCACCCCGACGACGCCGACGTTGGGCTCGATCGTCGCGAACGGGTAGTTCGCCGCGAGCACGTCATTGCGGGTCAGAGCGTTGAACAGGGTTGACTTGCCGGCGTTGGGAAGACCGACGATTCCAATCGTTAGTGCCACGCCTGCCGAGTCTATTACCCGCAGCCCTACCCGCCTAGTTACACCTGCCCTGCCACGCCACAGGGCTTTTGCAACACCGGGTCGCGATGCACTGCCTTGCCGACGATGAAGTCGACGTACCCGACGCGCTCCCACCCGTGCTTGGCATAGAACCGCTGGGCGCGATGGTTGTCGTAGTTCACATTCAGCCACAGTCCCTCGACACCTCGCTCGACGGCGCGATGCTCGGCGGCCTCGAGCAGCGCGGCGGCCACACCCTGCCCATGGGACTCATGCCGCACGTAACACTTCGACAGCAACCCCGACGTCGCGAGTGTGACGCCCAACTCAGGGGCGGGGGCACCGTCGGAATCAAAGAAGAGCAGCACATAGCCGAGCAGGCGCGTGTCGTCGCTAGCCACGAGCACGTCGCGCTCCGGGTGGGCGAGATGCTCGGCGAATCGCTGGGCGGTGAGGTGCTCGTCGATGTAGGCGCGCATGTCGTACTCGCTGAGGGAGGGCGGGCAGGCCATGGGGAATGTTTCGACGGCGAGGTCGGCGACGGCGGTGGCTTCGTCGCGGCGCGCCTGCCTGATGTGGTAGCTCATGCTTCTCCCTCTCCAGCAAGAAAACTATTAGGAAATGTTTGCGTATCGAAATTACGTAGGTTAGGCTCCCCTAAGTCGCGACATATGAAACCCATCGCACTTGAGAAAGACCGAGATGAAACTACAACGTCTGGCCGCCCTTGTCGCCGCAGGGCTCGTCGGCCTTGCTGCCTGCTCCCCCAGCAGCAACGAGGGCACCACGTCCTCGACGGAACCCAGCGCATCCAATAGCCCCACCCAGGTCACCGACGCGCGAGGCACCGTCGACGTGCCCTCCAGCCCCCAGCACGTCGTCGCCACTGACAACCGCATCTTCCAAACGCTGCAGGCCTGGGACGTGAAGCTCGTGGCTGCCCCCAAGAAGCTCATCCCCAGCAGCAACGCGTACAAGAAGGACGACGCCATCGTCGACCTCGGCAACCACCGCGAACCCAATTTGGAAGCGATCGTCGCGACGAAGCCTGACCTCGTCTTGAACGGCCAGCGTTTCGCACAGCACTACGACGCCATCAAGAAGCTCACTCCCGACGCGGCGCTCGTCGATACCGATATCTCCCCTGACAAGCCCCTCGACGAAGAACTGAAGCGCCAGACCACCCTGCTGGGCGACATCTTCGGTAAGCAGGACGAGGCGAAGCAGCTCAACGCCGACCTCGACGCCGCCATCAAGCGAGTCAAGGACGCGAACAAGTCGGAGAAGTTCATGGCCGTCATCACCTCCGGTGGCGAGATCAACTACGCCGCGCCCGGCAAGGGCCGCACGCTCGGTCCCGTCTTCAAGGTTCTCGGGCTCACCCCCGCCCTCGAGACCGACGGCTCGACGGACCACACCGGCGACGACATCTCCGTCGAAGCCATCGCCCAGTCGAACCCCGACTGGATCCTCGTGATGGACCGCGACGCGGCCGTGAACGCCGACGACGAGAAGTACAAGCCGGCGCACGAGCTGCTCAAGGAGTCGGCGGCGCTCAAAAACGTCACCGCGGTGAAGAAGGACCAGATCGTCTACATGCCACAAGACACGTACATCGACGAGAGCATCCAGACCTACACCAAGTTCTTCAACGACTTGGCAGACGCCATGGAAAAGGCATAATCCATAACCGATGACCACCATCACCCAGCCCAGAACCGCGACGCGAACCGCCACACTGCCACGCGCCCAACGAGCCACCGCCGCTCGGCCTGCGCACCAGCTCTCGTGGCGGTTCGCCGTCGCGGCTCTTGGCACTGCCGGGCTGGTGCTGGCGTCGTTGTTCGTCGGCGTCTACGACGTGTTCGGCTCCACCGACGGCGCCCAGATGTTTGCGATCACCCGCATCCCGCGCACGCTGGCGCTGGTGCTGGCGGGGGCCGCGATGGCGATGTCTGGCCTCGTCATGCAGCAACTCACGCAGAACCGTTTCGTCGAACCCACCACCACCGGCACCACCGAATGGGCCGGGCTCGGGCTGCTGCTGGTGATGATCGTCGCGCCGGGCGCATCGCTGCTGACCAAGATGGTGGTGGCGGTGCTGGCGGCCTTCGTCGGCACGATGGTGTTCTTCTTTATTTTGCGACGGGTCACCCTCCGCTCGGCGGTGATCGTGCCGATCATCGGCTTGATGCTGGCCGCGGTGGTCGGCGCGTGCTCGTCGTACATCGCGCTCAGCACCAACATGCTCCAGAGCATGGGCGTGTGGTTCCTCGGCTCGTTCACGTCGGTGGTGCAGGGCCAGTACGAACCGCTGTGGGCGATCGTCGCCGTCGCCATCGCCGTGTTCATCGCGGCGGACCGGTTCACCGTCGCGGGTCTCGGCGAGGACATCGCCACCAACGTCGGGCTCAACTACCGCCGCGTGGTGCTCGTCGGCACCGGCCTCATCGCGGCTGCGACGGGCATCGTCACCGTCGTGATCGGCAATCTTCCGTTCCTTGGGCTGATCGTGCCGAACATCGTGTCGCTGTACCGCGGCGACAACCTACGCTCCAACCTGCCGTGGGTGTGCCTGCTCGGCATCGCGGCGGTGACCCTCGCCGACATCATCGGGCGGGTCATCATCATGCCGTTCGAGGTGCCCGTCGGCACGATTTTGGCCATGGTGGGCTCGGTCGTGTTCATCGCGCTGCTCCTGCGAGGGCGTCGTGCCTGAGCTCGCCGTCGACGCCGCTCCTGCACCTACCCCCACCCGCCAGCGCCGCACCCGCACCAGTTCCGGCGCATTCCCGACGGTGGGCCACCGCCGCCGGTATTGGATGATTTTCACGGGCATGCTGGTGGCTGCAGCGCTGTTCGTCTTTGGCAACCTGGCTTGGGGGAACCCCATGCCGCTCGGCACCGAGGGTTGGTGGCTGATCGCGAAACTGCGGGTCACCAACATGGCAGTGATCGTCGTGGTGGCGTTTTGCCAAGGCCTCGCCACCGTCGCATTTCACACCATCACAAACAACCGCATCATCACGCCGTCGATCATGGGCTTCGAGTCGCTGTACCGCCTGGTGCAGACCGTCGCCGTGTTCGTCTTCGGCGCCGCGGGCGTCGCGATGGTGCAAAGCGTGTGGCAGTACCTCTCGCAGGTGACGCTCATGGTGGGGTTCGCGGCCATGCTGTACGGCTGGCTGCTCACCGGCAAGCGCGCGAACCTGCACCTCATGCTGCTCATCGGCATCGTGCTCGGCACCGGGATGGGCGCGATCGCAACGTTCCTCCAGCGCCTCCTCACGCCCAGCGACTTCGACATCCTCACCGCGCGCCTCATCGGCTCCATCGCGAACTCCGACGCCACCTACCTCCCCGTGGCCGTGCCGCTGGCGGCGTTCGCCGGCGGGGGCCTCTGGGTGATGTCCAGAAAGCTCGACGTGTTGGCGCTCGGGCGAGCCACCGCCGCCAACCTGGGGGTGGATCACCGCCGCAACTCCATCGTCGTGTTACTGCTAGTGGCGGTGCTGATGGCGGTGTCGACGTCGCTGGTGGGGCCGATGGCGTTCCTGGGGTTCCTGATTGCCATGATCTCCTATCAGCTGGCCGACACGCACGACCACCGCTACGTGTTCCCCATGGTGTGGTTAACCGGCATTGTTACCCTTGCTGGGGCGTATTTCGTGCTGAAGCATCTGTTCTATGCTGAGGGCTCCGTCGGCATCATTATCGAGGCCGTCGGCGGCACCTTCTTCCTCATCTACGTGCTGCGAAAGGGGCGCCTGTGATCTCCGTCAACGCCGCTGGCAAGCGCTACACCGACGAGGTGCGCATCGGCCCCGTCGACCTCGACATCCCGGCAGGCGGGGTGACGGCCCTCGTCGGGCCGAATGGTGCGGGGAAATCTACGCTGCTGACGATGATCGGGCGCCTGCTGGGCATGGATGAGGGCAGCATCGAGGTGGCGGGCCTCGACGTGGCCACCACGAAGTCTCAGGACCTCGCGAAAGTGCTGTCGATTCTGCGACAGGAGAACCACTTCATCACCCGACTGACGGTGCGGCAGCTCGTCGGGTTCGGGCGGTTTCCCCACTCGGGCGGGCGGCTCACGGAGCCCGATGAGCGGATCATCGACGACGCCATCGACTTCCTCGACCTGAGCGACTTGGAGGGACGCTACCTCGACGAGCTCTCCGGCGGGCAGCGACAGCGGGCGTACGTCGCGATGGTGCTCGCGCAAGACACCGACTACGTGCTGCTCGACGAGCCGCTCAACAACCTCGACATGGCGCACGCCGTGCACATGATGCGCCACCTGCGCAGCATCGCCACCGAGCTCGGCCGCACCGTTGTCATTGTGCTGCACGACATCAACTTCGCCGGCGCCTATGCTGACCGCATCTGCGCCATGAAACACGGCCAGGTGCAGGCCTTCGGCACGCCGGAGGAGATCATGCGCTCCGACGTGCTGACCAGCATCTTTGATACCCCCGTCGACGTGATCCCCAGCCACCGGGGTCCCGTCGCGGTGTACTTCTGAGGGTCACCGTTTGCGGAAGTTTCAGCCCGCCCAGTAGGCGCCGAGCGCGCGCGACAGGTAGCCCGGATCTTCCACCCCGCATAGCTCGCGGGCGGAGTGCATCGACAGCAGACCGACGCCGACGTCGACGGTGGTGATGCCGAGCCTGGTGGCCGTGATGGGGCCGATGGTGGTGCCACAAGGCATGGCGTTGTTGCTCACGAACGGCTGGGTGGGTACGTCGGCGCGCTTGCACGCGTCCAACCAGATGGCGGTGCCGACGGCGTCGGAGGCGTAATGCTGCTGGGCGTTGAGTTTGAGCAACGGGCCCTGGTTGGGCTGCGGGCGCACCACCGGGTCGTGGTGGTTCGGGTAGTTGGGGTGGACGAGGTGGCCGGTGTCGGCGGACACACAGCTGGAGCGCGCGGTGAAGGCGCGGCTGGCGTCAGCGTCGAGGCCGTAGCCAGCGGCGATTCGAGTGAGCATGTCGTCGAGGATCGGGCCTGCGGCGCCGGAGGTGGTGCCGGAGCCCACCTCTTCGTGGTCGAAGGCGGCGAAGATCTGCACGTCGGAGGTGGCTTCGGCGCGTTCCATGGCGACGAGGGCGGCGTGGGTGCAGGCGAGGTTGTCCAAGCGCGAGGACGCGAAGAACTCCTGGTTGAGCCCGATCACCTGTGGGGCCTGCGTGTCGAAGGTGTAGAGATCGTGGAATGCGACGTCGGAGCGCTCGACGCCGGCGAGCTCGGCGAGGTGGCCGAGCAGTCCCCCGTTCGGCACCGTGGTGAGGATGGGCTGCAGGTGCGTCTGCTTGTCGAGGTGGAGGGCGTCGTTGACTCCCCTGTCGAGGTGCACGGCCAGCTGCGGAATGCGGCAGATGGGCCCGGACTGCACGAGGTGCTGTTCCCCGTCGGTGGTGACGAGGCGCCCGGCGATGCCGAGGTCGCGGTCGAGCCACGAGTTGAGCAGCGGGCCACCGTAGATTTCAACGCCGATCTGCGTCCACCCTGCCGACTGCAGCAACTCCCCCGGCTTCACTTTGAAGGCGGGAGAATCGGTGTGCGTGCCGACGATGCGTGCGCCGGCTTCGCCGGAGAGGGTCTCCGGCGCGATCCACGCGACGACGGCACCCTGCCGCACGATGAAGTACTTGCCGGCGATGCTCTGCCAGGGCTTGCGCTCGTCGAGCTGAGTGAACCCGGCACTGACAAGGCGCTCAGCGATGTTGGCAGCCGCGTGGTACGAGGTGGGCGAGGAGCTGACGAAGTGGGCGAGGTCCGCGATGTGGTCGAGCATAGGAACCACCTTAGGGGGTCTGCGCGAAGTCCGGTGGGCAAGACAGTTTGGAATGCTTCCTAGGCGCTGGCTTGAGCTGGGATGGCCCCGCGATTCACCCGATACTCACACGGGAATACGAAGAAACCCCTTACCGACGACGATCTACCAAACGCATGTGACTATCGGGTTAGCAGCCCGCAAGCAATAACCAAACGCGCCCAGACACCGCTCAACGAGGCGCAGCCCAGCCAAAACATTCTGTGGAAGAGGGCTGAACGCCCTGGCGTGTACCCAGGTAGTGTTGAATCCATAGACGTTGTCTAGTAAACCTCCCAATTTTTTGTAAAAATATCGTTGTTTATCGGTGGTATTGAGAGCTTGGAGCTCTCCGATTTTTACGGTGGCTGTGGAGGTAACAGGGATGGTGATGGTTCCTGATTCCCCGATGCCTTGCCAGGCGATGCTCCAGTTGCTGGTGGCGGTGATGGTGTAGATCCCTTGCCGGGAATAGCCTTCTTGGCGACCGCAGATGACTGGGGTGTTGATGGTTGTCATGGTTGGGTGGGCGGGTTTCCAACTAGTGCAAGTAATTGCTTCGCTGCCATCTCCGAGGTCCCAATCAATACTGGTCACGGTACCGCTGATGGTCACGGTGTACCCCTGCTTGGACGTGCTGGCATGCACCGGACCGGTGGTGTGGTGAAAGATTCTTGGGCCAGAGCCATAGCGGCATACCGGGGTGAGTCCCACAGCGTGGTGGTATTCCCGTGGTGACCCGGCCGGGATGCTGAAGGCTCTGGGGTGAGTCATCGTGGGATCGGATTCCGCCAAGAACCATATGAAGGGCCCCACGATGGCCCACCACCAGTCTGCCTTGTCGAGCCTGTTGGAACTCCTCGCCGATCCCTCCCTCGCGCATGAAGAACTGTTCCGGCGACTCCTCCAAGCCGGCTTGCAAGACTTGATCGACGCCGAGGCCACCACCAAGATCGGCGCCGGACCCTACCCACGCACCGAACACCGCGTCACCGGCCGTAACGGCACCCGCCCCAAAACCCTCGCGACCCCGGCAGGACAACTCGACCTCGTGATCCCCAAACTCCGTGAGGGATCGTTCTTCCCGTCCCTGCTCCACCCCCGCCGCCGCGTCAACAAGGCCCTCTACTCGGTGATCTGCACCACCTGGATCGAGGGGGGGTCTGCTGAAGGTTTGGTTGAGTCCGGGGTTTATGCCGTCAGTGTAGTGGCGGGGTCATGATTGCCTCGTACTCGACGGGGGTCAGTTTGCCTAGGCGTCGTTGTCGTCGTTTGCGGTGGTAGATCCCTTCGATCCATGCGACGATCGCCAGCCGTAGTTCTTGGCGGGTGGTCCAGCGTTGCCGGTCGAGGACGTTCTTCTGCAGGAGCGTGAAGAATGACTCCATAGCGGCGTTGTCACCACACGCGCCAACACCTCTCATGGAGCCGCGCAGCCAGAACTTCTTGAGGGCTTTGCGGTACTGCTTCGACCGGAATTGCGAGCCGCGATCCGAGTGCACGATCACATTGTTCGGGAAGCCACGGTGATAGACGGCCATCGTCAACGCATCGACAGCGATCCGGGCTTTCATCCTGGGCTGGATAGAGTAGCCGACGATCGTGTTGTGCCACAGGTCCTTGATCGCACAGCAGTACAATTTCCCCTCGTCACTCCAGTGTTCGGTGATGTCGGTGACCCACACCTGGTCAGGGCCATCAGCGACGAACAGCCGCTGCACGAGGTCATCATGGACCGGCGCGCCGGCCTCACGGTACTTGCGTTTGCGGCTGGTGATCCTCGAGGAGATCCCCGCAACGTGACACCCCCGCCACACGCGACGCTCCGAGATCTGGTAGCCCAGATCGTGGAGCGTTGTCAGCCAGCACACGGTAGCCGCCCTCGGGATCGTCCTCGTGGAGTTCGTGCACCACCTCGATCAAGGTGTTCCTCTTCCTGCTGGCGAGCAGAAATCGGCTGTGTGCGCCACTGGTAGTAACCCTGCTCGGAGAAACCCAATACCCGGCACACGGCACCGCCACCGACACCCGTAGCGGGGCGCTCGGGGCGGCCATCTCGCGCACGAGCGGGTCATCATTGTGGGGTCCGCAGATTCGCCTGCCAGAGATACGCCGCCGCGCGAGGCAGCACCTGGTTTTCCATCTCCAACTCGCCGATCCGCTACATCGCGGCCATCATCTCGCGACGTTCCTCAACCTCAGTGGTCAGCGTGAACCCGAGAGCCCGGAACCGGTCGTCCTTGACCCACATCCGCAACGCGAACTTCGAGACTCCAAGGTCTCTACACACTTGCTTGTGCGACAAGCCGCTGTTCACCAACGCGACCGCGTCACACTTGAACCCATCCGAATAGATCCTTGGCACGATCACCATCCTTTCAGCACGACCCTTCCAAAGCCATGCGGTCTTGGACTCAATCAAACCTTCAGCAGACCCACATGTCGGAAGGACGAGTACAAGTCTGAATGACACCAGTGGTGTGCCCGGCCCAGATAGGATCCGTCTTCGGCGGCTGGGAGGAGACTGGCTTGCACCACATTTGCCGATGCTGAACCCAGGTACCCAAATCAGTGGTGCAAGGAACCGGTGTGCCCGCATGCTCACAGACCCGTTCGCCCGAACCCCTACGCTTCCGGGGAGACGCATCTTTCCCAGGAGCAGAATCACCATCCCCATACAGAAGGCATATAGCGCTTCTCTTATCCCTTAACACGCACTCTTGCGGAGCTGCATGCCCAGGGAGAATTCCGAATATGACGAGCAGCATTGTGCATGCTAACAGTGCGTTTTTTCTTAGCATCCTTCTGCTCCACTGCCGCCGCTGGCTGCCAGGTACCGTTCGGCATCTGCTCAAACGTGGTTACTGTCGCGAGCGTTGACGCGAAGTAGTTATCCGGGTAGCCCGTGGGAGGTTTTCCAGTCTTTTCGTCAAGAACTTGAATACCAGTGAGATCTTTACACGCGGATACAGTTGCGACTCTCGCCCCATCAGCATTGGTGGATGGCTCCGAAATCTTCACATCGGTAAAGCGAAGATTCCCAGTCCAGACGAGTCCTTCGTCGAGGAGTCGGCCCAGGGAATGGACGGTGGAGAATACTTCATCGCCGGTAGCAAGGATGGTCAGCTCGTTGAGGTTAATAAGACTGGAATCTTTCGCGAACCGGTCATATTGCGTCTCGCAGGCTTCCCACGCCTCCCGGATAGCAGTAACCTCCGGCGACTCCCCAGGCTCGGCAGGGGGAAACGACTCCCACTCACTAGCCGACAGGGATGGGGACGGGGACGATGCAGCCGCAGACGGTGACGGGGGTTACCGAACTACTGCTAGGAGGGCTGGCGCCCCCAGTCGGACTCGCAGCAGCATGCACACTAGGTTCAAGGGCAGGCTCGCCTGGCTGACAGGCACCACAACCGAGCATCCCAAGACTTGCCAGCACCATCAGACCACAACGACGACGCCGTCGCGTACTGGTTTCTAGATCAACCATGATTCCTCCAGGTGCCACAGTGAACCAGGCGAAGAGGTCGCTACGGGCCGCATCACCCCAGTTATCCACAAGCAATTCGGAAAGCGCACGACGAAACCACGCTCGGGAACAAGCCCCTCGTTCCGTTCACCACCGGCAGCTTCGAAAACTGTCAGAGGTCCCTGCAAAAGTATGAGCATGGAAACTTGGATTGTTCCGACGCTGATTCTCGCGGTGGCGGTCGGCGTGCTGGCTGGCTGGTGGTTTACGCACGCGCGCACCAGGCTGCAGGTCGCTAGCCTCCGGGTTGACGTCGCCGACCGCGACGCCACGGTGGCTGAGCTGCAGGGCAGCATCGCGCAGGCGCAGGGCAAAGCCGCCGCCGCGGAGGCGAAGGTGGCGGGGCTGCAGGCAGAGCGCGACGCCGCCGTCACCCGTGCCCGCGAGGTGGCAGCAGACCGAGCGTCGCTCGAAGAACGCTTCAAAGCCATCACCTCGGAGCAGCTGGCGCGGCAAAGTGAGCACACCACAAAGCAGCTCGTGGAGCCAGTGAGCGAGGGGCTGAAACTACTCACGCAGCGCATTCAGGCAGTGGAGCAAGAACGCGCAGCAATGAACGCGGAGCTGCGCACGCAAATCGCCGCCATGCAGGCCTCCGGCGACGCCCTGCGCAAAGAGACGCTCGGCCTGGCCAACGCCCTGCGCACCCCGCAGGTGCGCGGTTCGTGGGGCGAGCAGAGCCTGCGACGAATGGTGGAGGTCTCCGGCCTCACTTCACGCGTCGACTTCGATGAACAAACCTCCATCATCGCCGACGACGGCTCCCTGCGTCGCCCTGACATGCGCATCCATCTGGCGGGCGGCAAAGAGATCTTCGTCGACTCGAAGGTGCCGCTGGCGGCCGTGCTCGAGGCCTACAACACCGACGACGAGGCCGCCCAGGTGCAGCACCTCGACCGCTTCGCGCGCCACGTGCGCACCCACATCGACGACTTATCGAGCAAGCACTACTGGGATCTCAGTCTTGCTTCGCCGGAATTTGTGGTGCTGTTCCTTGGCTCCGACGAGTTCTACCGCCTCGCGCAAGAACGCATGCCGGATCTCCACGACTACGCGGCCCGACGCAACGTCATGCTGGCTTCCCCCGGCATCCTCATTCCGATGCTCCACATCGTCGCGCACGGGTGGTCGCAGGCGTCGCTCGCGGAGTCCGCGAAAGAGGTCGTGGAGCTCGGACGAAGCCTCCACGACCGCCTCGCCACCATGGGCGGGCACTTCGCCGCCGCCAGCCGCGGGCTGAACCAGGCCGTCGTGAACTACAACAAGGCCATCGCCAGCCTGGAGTCTCGCGTGTTGGTGTCCGCACGCAAGTTCACAGACCTCGACGTCACGAAAGCCGGCCTCGACGAGCTCGCCCCCGTCGCTGCCACGCCGGCCTGGCCGTCGGCGCCAGAGCTGGCCGACGAGCACCCCGCAGCCTTGCCAGACGCAGTCCCGGGTAGTGA is a genomic window containing:
- a CDS encoding siderophore ABC transporter substrate-binding protein, with the protein product MKLQRLAALVAAGLVGLAACSPSSNEGTTSSTEPSASNSPTQVTDARGTVDVPSSPQHVVATDNRIFQTLQAWDVKLVAAPKKLIPSSNAYKKDDAIVDLGNHREPNLEAIVATKPDLVLNGQRFAQHYDAIKKLTPDAALVDTDISPDKPLDEELKRQTTLLGDIFGKQDEAKQLNADLDAAIKRVKDANKSEKFMAVITSGGEINYAAPGKGRTLGPVFKVLGLTPALETDGSTDHTGDDISVEAIAQSNPDWILVMDRDAAVNADDEKYKPAHELLKESAALKNVTAVKKDQIVYMPQDTYIDESIQTYTKFFNDLADAMEKA
- a CDS encoding ABC transporter permease, with translation MTTITQPRTATRTATLPRAQRATAARPAHQLSWRFAVAALGTAGLVLASLFVGVYDVFGSTDGAQMFAITRIPRTLALVLAGAAMAMSGLVMQQLTQNRFVEPTTTGTTEWAGLGLLLVMIVAPGASLLTKMVVAVLAAFVGTMVFFFILRRVTLRSAVIVPIIGLMLAAVVGACSSYIALSTNMLQSMGVWFLGSFTSVVQGQYEPLWAIVAVAIAVFIAADRFTVAGLGEDIATNVGLNYRRVVLVGTGLIAAATGIVTVVIGNLPFLGLIVPNIVSLYRGDNLRSNLPWVCLLGIAAVTLADIIGRVIIMPFEVPVGTILAMVGSVVFIALLLRGRRA
- a CDS encoding M18 family aminopeptidase, giving the protein MLDHIADLAHFVSSSPTSYHAAANIAERLVSAGFTQLDERKPWQSIAGKYFIVRQGAVVAWIAPETLSGEAGARIVGTHTDSPAFKVKPGELLQSAGWTQIGVEIYGGPLLNSWLDRDLGIAGRLVTTDGEQHLVQSGPICRIPQLAVHLDRGVNDALHLDKQTHLQPILTTVPNGGLLGHLAELAGVERSDVAFHDLYTFDTQAPQVIGLNQEFFASSRLDNLACTHAALVAMERAEATSDVQIFAAFDHEEVGSGTTSGAAGPILDDMLTRIAAGYGLDADASRAFTARSSCVSADTGHLVHPNYPNHHDPVVRPQPNQGPLLKLNAQQHYASDAVGTAIWLDACKRADVPTQPFVSNNAMPCGTTIGPITATRLGITTVDVGVGLLSMHSARELCGVEDPGYLSRALGAYWAG
- a CDS encoding GNAT family N-acetyltransferase — encoded protein: MSYHIRQARRDEATAVADLAVETFPMACPPSLSEYDMRAYIDEHLTAQRFAEHLAHPERDVLVASDDTRLLGYVLLFFDSDGAPAPELGVTLATSGLLSKCYVRHESHGQGVAAALLEAAEHRAVERGVEGLWLNVNYDNHRAQRFYAKHGWERVGYVDFIVGKAVHRDPVLQKPCGVAGQV
- the rmuC gene encoding DNA recombination protein RmuC; the encoded protein is METWIVPTLILAVAVGVLAGWWFTHARTRLQVASLRVDVADRDATVAELQGSIAQAQGKAAAAEAKVAGLQAERDAAVTRAREVAADRASLEERFKAITSEQLARQSEHTTKQLVEPVSEGLKLLTQRIQAVEQERAAMNAELRTQIAAMQASGDALRKETLGLANALRTPQVRGSWGEQSLRRMVEVSGLTSRVDFDEQTSIIADDGSLRRPDMRIHLAGGKEIFVDSKVPLAAVLEAYNTDDEAAQVQHLDRFARHVRTHIDDLSSKHYWDLSLASPEFVVLFLGSDEFYRLAQERMPDLHDYAARRNVMLASPGILIPMLHIVAHGWSQASLAESAKEVVELGRSLHDRLATMGGHFAAASRGLNQAVVNYNKAIASLESRVLVSARKFTDLDVTKAGLDELAPVAATPAWPSAPELADEHPAALPDAVPGSESA
- the ychF gene encoding redox-regulated ATPase YchF codes for the protein MALTIGIVGLPNAGKSTLFNALTRNDVLAANYPFATIEPNVGVVGVPDPRLPRLAEIYKSEKIIPATVSFVDIAGIVKGASEGEGMGNAFLANIREADAICQVTRVFEDDDILHVDGKVNPANDIDTINTELILADLQTVEKALPRVDKEARIKKEVRPKFEAFVAAKEALEAGVPVRKADLDHELLYELHLLTAKPYIYVFNCSQEELADDDLKARMREIVAPAEAIFLDAKFEAELVEMEEGEAREFLADMGIDEPGLDVLARVGYDTLGLQSYLTAGPKEARGWTIKKGWTAPEAAGVIHTDFQKGFIKAEVMSFDDLDELGSEAAVKAAGKMRLEGKDYVMADGDVVEFRFNV
- a CDS encoding iron chelate uptake ABC transporter family permease subunit; translated protein: MPELAVDAAPAPTPTRQRRTRTSSGAFPTVGHRRRYWMIFTGMLVAAALFVFGNLAWGNPMPLGTEGWWLIAKLRVTNMAVIVVVAFCQGLATVAFHTITNNRIITPSIMGFESLYRLVQTVAVFVFGAAGVAMVQSVWQYLSQVTLMVGFAAMLYGWLLTGKRANLHLMLLIGIVLGTGMGAIATFLQRLLTPSDFDILTARLIGSIANSDATYLPVAVPLAAFAGGGLWVMSRKLDVLALGRATAANLGVDHRRNSIVVLLLVAVLMAVSTSLVGPMAFLGFLIAMISYQLADTHDHRYVFPMVWLTGIVTLAGAYFVLKHLFYAEGSVGIIIEAVGGTFFLIYVLRKGRL
- a CDS encoding ABC transporter ATP-binding protein gives rise to the protein MISVNAAGKRYTDEVRIGPVDLDIPAGGVTALVGPNGAGKSTLLTMIGRLLGMDEGSIEVAGLDVATTKSQDLAKVLSILRQENHFITRLTVRQLVGFGRFPHSGGRLTEPDERIIDDAIDFLDLSDLEGRYLDELSGGQRQRAYVAMVLAQDTDYVLLDEPLNNLDMAHAVHMMRHLRSIATELGRTVVIVLHDINFAGAYADRICAMKHGQVQAFGTPEEIMRSDVLTSIFDTPVDVIPSHRGPVAVYF